CATCGTGGGAATTATGAAGGGTAAATCTTCGCACTGGTTAAAAAAGAAAACCAAGAAAATACCACCTGGTAGTTTCTGGTGCCGTGGCTACTATGTTTCTACCGTGGGTTTAGATGAAATGACTATTCAACGCTATGTTCTCAACCAACAACATCACCAAGTAGAAATGCCAAGACTTCCACTACCGACTTAGCCCGCGTAGCGGGCAAGAAAGAAACCGCCAGCTTATTGCTGGCGGTTTTCATACTAACCGCGAAAAACGGCTAGACAAGCATTGGGGCAAAATTAGTGAACTCGTCGCTGAATTTCCGTTACTTCTTTTTGGAATTTATTAATTTGTTTAACTCTCTCTTAAAAGTCTGAGCATCCTTAAATGACTGGTACACGCTAGCGAAACGAATGTAAGCTACTTGATCAATTTTCTTTAACTGTTTCATAACGATTTGACCAACCTGTTCAGAAATTATTTCGCTCTTACGCAAGGCCTGAATATCTCTTTCAATCAAACTAACTAACTTTTTAAAACGCTCATCAGTAATAGGTCTTTTCTCAAAAGCTCGGCGTAAACCTTTAATCAACTTTTCTCGATTATAACTTTCTTTACGACCATCTCTTTTAATAACTGTTAAATCAAGAATTTCCACTTCTTCATAAGTAGAAAAACGAAAACTGCATTTCAAGCATTCTCGGCGACGCCTAATAGACAAACCATCAGCGGCGGCTCGTGAATCAACTACTTTAGTATCAGCAAAATAACAAACCGGGCATTTCATAAATCTTTATAACAAAAAACATCCGCAACAAGCCGCTAGGCTTGAGACAGGATGTTTTGTTTTAGACAATATTTTTTTATCACAGTAGTAGTAAGTAACCCTTAATTTATAAATGAATCCTATCAGATATAGAATAAAAGTCAAGAAAAAATAGCGTTCCCTCAATTTACTGAGTTAACGCTATTAATATTAAAACAGAGAACTTTAGATAATAGAACCTGCAGCAGTAAAACATCTGACCGCTACCCCTGGCATTATACTATAATGCCTAATCTTAGGTACTCCCTCGAAATAATAATATGAAAAGCTAAAAATTTCGCCTTCTTTTGAAAAAAAATTTACAGAAAAAACTATGCTATGATTTTCAGCTTTCAGACCATCAGTCACCGGCCCACTACAAAAAATAACCGTTTCCAATCTCACCAGCTCCTCTAATAAAAATTCCCAATTTTTTCGAGGAAGAAGTTTTATAACTTCATTTTCTAAAAGATTATTACCGACTTTCTCATTTGAGCCTAGTTTTAAAACTAGTGCTGAATTTTCTATTATTTTTATAGGGATAAGATATCTTTCTATGCATTTGCATATTTCTACCTTTAATTTCTTTGATTCTAAACCTTTTAACCTATTATTTAAAGATTTATCCCAAAAAATTGTGCTTTTCTTTAACATGGCGTGATTTCTCCTTTCAGAGTGGGTTCATTATGACCCTTTTAAATTTTGAAAAAACTATTTATTACAAGGCTAAATTAGCATAATTTACTACCAAAGTCAACGATCCCACCCCCACTCAGAGGGACAACTAAATAAAACACTTTTGTTTTAAATTTTATAACTTAATAGTTGCTAGGATCTTTAACGAACCAAGGGGTTTGGGGGCTGAATTGAGCGCCATGATTGGCGATATAAAAGGTGAACAATGATAATAGCGAATTGAAGACCCCAAAACTTTTGTTGCTTTTGGTTACAAAAGCAAGCCCCGCGGCAGCGTTAGAGATAAATATGTTTTAATTATTTAACTAATGCAAAAAAATACAACCAGTAAAAAACTTACTAGTAGCATTAAATATTTCTAAGTAATAATGGATCCTGAAACAAGTTCAGGATGACACTTGCGTGTCACATCATCTTCTTTCTAATAAAAGTAGGAATCGATAGCTCATCATCATCTTCTTCTTCAGAACTAGCCTTTTTAATAGCTGGCTCAGCCTGAGCAATCTTTAAAGCCGAAGCTTTTGATTTACTGACTGGCTGACGATGTTCCTCTGTTTCTTCAATAAATGGTGTTGGGCTATAGCTTCTATCAGGAGCAACCGAAGAAGTTCCGATCGGACGCTTACTGCCATTAAAGCCGGTTGCTACAACCGTAATCTTAATCTCATCCTTAAACTTAGGATCAATAACAGCTCCGAAAATAATCTTGGCATCTTCGTCAGCGGATGAAGTAATAATCTTAGCGGCTTCATTTACTTCATGCATAGTTAAACCAGCACCACCAACAATAGTAAAGAGAATTCCACGAGCGCCTTCGATCGACATTTCAAGTAATGGAGAATTGATAGCCATCTTAGCAGCTTCAATTGCTTTATTTTCACCGCTAGCTTGACCAATACCCATCAAAGCAGAACCAGCACCAGACATAACAGCTTTAACATCGTTAAAGTCGACGTTGATCAAACCTGGAATAGTAATTAATTCTGAAATACCCTGAACACCCTGACGCAAAACTTCATCAACTACCATAAAGGCATCAAGGATAGAAGTTTTCTTTTCAATCACCTGCAAAATTTTATCGTTTGGAATAGTAATAATCGTATCAACCTTGTCAGTTAATTCAGCAAGTCCACGATCAGCTACTTGTCTTCGTTGTGCACCTTCAAAAGCAAAGGGACGAGTTACAACCGCCACAGTTAAAGCACCAATGTCGCGAGCTAGTTCAGCTACGATTGGTGAAGCACCTGTTCCAGTACCACCGCCCAAACCACAAGTTACAAAAACCATATGAGCATCTTTCAAAGCATCACGAATTTCATTCTGTGCTTCTTCAGCTGCTTGACGACCGAGGTCAGGATTCATACCGGCACCTAAACCGCGAGTAATATTTTTACCAATATGAATTTTCTTAGTTGCCTTATTGTAATGCAAGGCTTGGACATCAGTATTAATTGCAATAAACTCAACGCCTTTAATACCAGAATCAATCATCCGGTTTAAAGCGCTACCACCAGATCCACCAACACCAATGACTTTTATTTTGGCAAAACTCTCAACTAATGGTTTAACTTCGGCCATATGAATAATGTTTAAATTATGTAATCCCGAGACAAGCTCGGGATGATTTTGCTTTTGCAAAATCAAAAAACTGCTTACTATTATTATAGTTCGCGAAAAACTAAATAGCAAGCAGTTAGTACAAGATTTGTGTACAGCAAAAACTTATGGCTTTAAGGCAGAGAAAATATTTCTAATTTTATCCATAGTTTTTTGCAAAGGTAATTTACTCAAGAAATTACCACTAGGCTGGAACTTGGTCAACTGTTCTCCCCAAGAGATTAAACCAAGAGCTGTTAAATATTCAAGATCATTAACTTTATCAACGACCGTAGCGACGGTGCGATTAGTCCCAACTGAGGCCGGCAAACGTAATTTCTTTTTGGCAACTTCAACAATATCAGATAGTTTTGAACCACCACCAATCAAACAAACACCAGCTGGTAGCATTCCACTGCGGTCAATCTTTTTAAGCTCAGCATCAATCTTCTCAAATATTTCTTCAACGCGAGCTTCAATAATTTCAGAAACGTAACGTTGAGAAATAACAGTAATTTCATCAGTCAAATTCTCTTCCTGAACCAAATCAGAAATATCGATTTCATCTTTCTTGGAGAATTGATCAGAGCGAGCACTGCCGTAGCGAACTTTTATTTTTTCAGCCAAATTAATTGGGCAACGAAGACCAATCGCGATGTCAGAAGTGATGTGAGCTGAACCAATTGGCAAAACTGCGGCGTGTAACAACTCACCCTCTTCAAAAACAGCTAAGCTAGTAGTAGCCGAGCCAATATTAACAATAGCCACGCCTAGTTCTTTTTGCTTGCTTGTTACAACCACGTTAGAAGCGGCTAGAGGCGAGAAAACTAAATCATCAATACTTAGACCAGTATGGTAAATTGCTTTTGTTAGGTTCTTGATTTGACTAGAAAGGTTTTGAATAATCAAAGCCACAACCTCTAACCTAATACCAGTCATACCTACGGGATTTTTTATGTCTTCCTGAGAGTCAACAATAAACTTAGAAGGAATAACATGAAGAATCTCATAGTTCGGTGGAACAGCTAAAGCTTGTGCGGCCTCAATAACGCGCTGCACATCTTCTTGATTTATTTCACTATCCGAACGGCTCACGGCAACGACGCCGCGGCTAGACTGACATTTTAGATTTGGTCCATTAATACCAACCCAAACATTAGAAATCGGAGCTCCCAAAAGGCGTTCAGTTTTTTCAAGTACGGCGGAGATGGATGCCGTAGTATCTTCAATGCTGTTTATAATACCTTTGCTAACACCTTCAGAAGGCATTGCAACGGCACCAATAATTTGAATTTTTTGTCCTGCATCTGTATCAACTCGCTGACCAACGACTAATCTGATCTCAGAGGAGCCAATATCAAGTCCGGCAATTAATTTTTCGTTCATAAAATATCAAAGACTGAAGTAATAAAATAAAAAAGCTACTTTATTATACCAAGAATCATTAATTACTGCCATAGTAAATTAATGATTGGCGGTAATAGCAAGAAAAGTGCCACGCCAATCGAGCCCACAGCAGCTACGGCGACCGCCGCCGCGGTTAAATCCTTAATGTATTTCACATACTGATCCAATCGAGGCTTTAAAACATCACTAATCAATTCAATCATGGTGTTAATCAGCTCTAAAGCAATAACCATTGAACAAGTCAATATTATTACAGCCACGCCAATAAAATCTACCTTTAGCAACAAGGCTGATAAAATTACAATAAAGGCCGTAATAATTTCCCAACGAAAATTAGGCTCATCATGCCAAGCCTTAGCTATGCCACGACCTGCAAAATTAACACTTTTTAGAAAACGTTGGGCGGAATTCATATAGTAATTTTTTTAATTAAATTATTACCTAAACGCTCCATCTCTAAGGCACCCCTTTTTGTTTCGTCTTCATAACCAATCAGGTGAAGCATGCCATGAATAACAATAAAAGCTAATTCCCAGGCCGCTGAATGCTTCAGAATCTTAGCCTGTCTTTTTATCTGCAACCAATCAATCACTATTTCCCCAATAAAAGTATTATCAGGAAATTGACTATCGGCTTCTGAAAAGGAAAGAACATCAGTTGGCTTATTTTTGCTTCGGTATAGTTTGTTTAATTTCTGCATTGCCGCATCCCCTACTATTACAACAGAGACATTACCTTCTTGCTTAGCAAACTTAAGAACTTTTTTAACCGCTCGCTCAATGAGCGAACGGTTAATATTGCTTCTAGTCTGATTAGCAATTTCAATGGCCATAGATTAGGCGCCTAGTTTTAGATTACGAACCATCATATCAAAAATATTTTTGTAATCTAAAACTTTTGTTGACCCAAGATTATAAGTTATTACAAATATATAGCTCTTGTCCTTATTTGTTAGATACGTTGTTAATCCGTCAGTTGTCTTAACACCGTCCCAGGTTTCATTAATAACCAATTGATTATTAGGTACGGTCACAACATTGAAGGTTGATCGATACCAATTTACGATGTCTTCCTGATTAGAATTTGGTTGTACCAAAATTTGAATAAACTGTTTATTCGGAGCCGTAAAGATTACAGAATCATCGGTTGAAGCGATTGTTCTATCCCACTTAACAGGATACAACAAACTAAAATTAAAGGTTGTATTTAAATAGGTTCCCAGACTCGCATTAGCTGATAGCTTGCCAGCACCTGCTGGATTATAACCATTATTAAATTCTTCAGCGTCCTTATAATTATCACCATCAGAATCAGCGATTTTAAGATTCGTCCCCAAGAGAGTTTCTTCTAAATTACTTAGTCCATCCTGATCATCATCAGCTGAGGCAGTTGGGGTACTATTTTCAGTTTCACTATTATTAATGCTCTCCGCCCAACTTTCATCTGATATTTTCCACTGACCATTTTCAGGCAAAAGTGTAATGGTCCCTATACTTCGACCGCTGGTCTTCGAGACTGTCAAAATAGCCTTCTGGTCTGTTATGTTCTCGCTTATATTCTCCGTGCCATCAAGCACCGGAACTAGAGTTCCGCGCAAAGCTGCTAAAATATCACCCTGGCCTCCAACTGAGTCTAAATTAGCTTTCTGACTATTTAAATTAGCTTGCTTAGCAGCTGTTCCATATCTTACAAAAACCGCTAAATACTTATCAACCGTATCAGCCAGCTCTAATTCGCTACGAAAAGCCAGATAGACATCTTTTGGCGATCCTATCGGACGAACACTTGTTTCTATTACGGGAGTGACTGGCTTAACTGTTTCTGTTGGAATTGCGGTTTCGGTTGTATTTTGGTTTGATTTAGAACCACTGAAAATATTACTCAATAGATCAGGCTGAATCAAATAAATATACAAACCTCCTCCCAAAATTATTAAAAATAAAATACCTAGAATCAAAACAACAACGCCCGACACATTTATATTATGGCCTGCTACTTGATTGTTTTTTTGAAAATTCTCAGGCATATAATAAATATCCGTATTCTCAAGTGCAGGTTTTGTCACAGCTGATTGTTCACTAGTCTTC
Above is a window of Candidatus Falkowbacteria bacterium DNA encoding:
- the nrdR gene encoding transcriptional regulator NrdR, with protein sequence MKCPVCYFADTKVVDSRAAADGLSIRRRRECLKCSFRFSTYEEVEILDLTVIKRDGRKESYNREKLIKGLRRAFEKRPITDERFKKLVSLIERDIQALRKSEIISEQVGQIVMKQLKKIDQVAYIRFASVYQSFKDAQTFKRELNKLINSKKK
- the ftsZ gene encoding cell division protein FtsZ, with amino-acid sequence MAEVKPLVESFAKIKVIGVGGSGGSALNRMIDSGIKGVEFIAINTDVQALHYNKATKKIHIGKNITRGLGAGMNPDLGRQAAEEAQNEIRDALKDAHMVFVTCGLGGGTGTGASPIVAELARDIGALTVAVVTRPFAFEGAQRRQVADRGLAELTDKVDTIITIPNDKILQVIEKKTSILDAFMVVDEVLRQGVQGISELITIPGLINVDFNDVKAVMSGAGSALMGIGQASGENKAIEAAKMAINSPLLEMSIEGARGILFTIVGGAGLTMHEVNEAAKIITSSADEDAKIIFGAVIDPKFKDEIKITVVATGFNGSKRPIGTSSVAPDRSYSPTPFIEETEEHRQPVSKSKASALKIAQAEPAIKKASSEEEDDDELSIPTFIRKKMM
- the ftsA gene encoding cell division protein FtsA produces the protein MNEKLIAGLDIGSSEIRLVVGQRVDTDAGQKIQIIGAVAMPSEGVSKGIINSIEDTTASISAVLEKTERLLGAPISNVWVGINGPNLKCQSSRGVVAVSRSDSEINQEDVQRVIEAAQALAVPPNYEILHVIPSKFIVDSQEDIKNPVGMTGIRLEVVALIIQNLSSQIKNLTKAIYHTGLSIDDLVFSPLAASNVVVTSKQKELGVAIVNIGSATTSLAVFEEGELLHAAVLPIGSAHITSDIAIGLRCPINLAEKIKVRYGSARSDQFSKKDEIDISDLVQEENLTDEITVISQRYVSEIIEARVEEIFEKIDAELKKIDRSGMLPAGVCLIGGGSKLSDIVEVAKKKLRLPASVGTNRTVATVVDKVNDLEYLTALGLISWGEQLTKFQPSGNFLSKLPLQKTMDKIRNIFSALKP
- a CDS encoding diacylglycerol kinase, with the translated sequence MNSAQRFLKSVNFAGRGIAKAWHDEPNFRWEIITAFIVILSALLLKVDFIGVAVIILTCSMVIALELINTMIELISDVLKPRLDQYVKYIKDLTAAAVAVAAVGSIGVALFLLLPPIINLLWQ
- the ybeY gene encoding rRNA maturation RNase YbeY, with the translated sequence MAIEIANQTRSNINRSLIERAVKKVLKFAKQEGNVSVVIVGDAAMQKLNKLYRSKNKPTDVLSFSEADSQFPDNTFIGEIVIDWLQIKRQAKILKHSAAWELAFIVIHGMLHLIGYEDETKRGALEMERLGNNLIKKITI